Proteins from a single region of Argopecten irradians isolate NY chromosome 7, Ai_NY, whole genome shotgun sequence:
- the LOC138327864 gene encoding serine/threonine-protein kinase PLK4-like isoform X2 translates to MKYTSSFIDSWYCESPFHVMSPRDNFIMDEVSVEKMQREESLQDYQVLNLLGKGGFACVYRARSNKTGLEVAIKMIDKKLMKAAGMVARVKKEVEIHSRLKHPSILELYNYFEDNNYVYLVLEISHNGELNRYLKANCKVLNEAEAQHFMKQIVKGMLYLHSHGILHRDLTLANLLLTRNMDVKIADFGLATQLNIPDEKHFTMCGTPNYISPEIAMRSAHGLEADVWSLGCMLYTFLVGKPPFDTEGVKTTLNRVILAEFHLPDHISNEAKDLIQSLLKKNPKERQNLKEILSHPFMTKDNSNSLSKGSHGFGETSIDSGRGTMATISSSRMSSHPKPRPFPAFPLESQISENEESLANAKKLGSEQTDMFFSKKGAAPSSNPVLRHPPSPPVRLRDSDKEARLGSQRSTDRYMRTNSQDKSQELYGAPTFDPTKYQENTPNSSTGWSCSLSTHSNDPRGRISPQQLSDTSKPSISSALSDLSSQEGAEFSLQNTKKALNFDGDAMGSWHERCPQLDHISGHRYQDSHTHHSMEDKLSSSRGKDVKPVQSSVSSKTIRDVVLPLNSSRLRHIRQRTRNAIVNILECGDVCLEFLKQKQKVEKVVEVFLISVDGQTVNIYQPNNGRGEPVGDVPVPLPPVPSKSYTFDTLPEKYWKKYQYAFRFVKLVRSKTPKVTLFTSRAKCMLMENSPDADFEAIFYDGAKFTINSTNTRIIEKSGTSLVLDSAAAEERLTDDTLRLLVYVKQCRQQCLEIESVISAVQQRCALKTQFFPIIIGSRPKNQNLNDSGRSTSTSGTGPSSGAFENMSTPSSGSRPSPSVMTSFDGTVVSTMTDCVDQSVTDSQDRTLKSEAVRLSAEKLQMDKVTGGLEKLGTGGGTNTSPTSSHSGGSQLRKGGHDITRQVYVPDVGIASQLTNGEIWVKFNDGTQLGVRSTTTTIKFVDTQGKLFRFQKTDILPDLVKTRLGKVPVVLEHLLQHDRPAVGHNHIR, encoded by the exons ATGAAGTATACAAGTAGCTTTATAGATTCATGGTACTGTGAGAGTCCCTTCCATGTGATGTCCCCCAGGGACAATTTTATAATGGATGAAGTTAGTGTAGAAAAGATGCAACGAGAGGAGTCCCTACAG gACTACCAGGTTTTAAACCTCCTCGGGAAGGGTGGATTTGCATGTGTATATCGTGCCCGCTCCAACAAAACAGGTCTGGAAGTTGCCATCAAAATG ATTGACAAGAAGTTGATGAAAGCAGCGGGCATGGTGGCCAGGGTGAAGAAAGAAGTAGAAATCCATTCCAGATTAAAACACCCATCTATACTTGAG CTGTACAACTATTTTGAAGATAATAACTATGTGTACTTAGTTCTGGAGATCAGCCACAATGGTGAGCTCAACCGTTACCTAAAGGCCAACTGTAAGGTGCTAAATGAGGCAGAAG ctcaacattttatgaaacaaatcGTGAAAGGGATGCTGTACCTTCATTCACATGGAATTCTTCACCGTGACCTCACATTAGCTAATCTCCTTCTCACACGCAATATGGATGTG aAAATTGCTGATTTTGGGTTGGCTACCCAATTGAACATTCCTGATGAGAAACATTTTACTATGTGTGGAACTCCAAACTACATATCACC GGAGATAGCCATGCGCTCAGCCCACGGACTGGAAGCTGATGTGTGGTCCCTCGGTTGTATGTTGTACACATTCTTGGTGGGCAAACCTCCATTTGATACAGAAGGTGTAAAAACAACATTGAACCGTGTTATCCTAGCCGAGTTCCATCTCCCTGACCACATATCTAATGAGGCCAAGGATCTTATCCAGTCCCTCCTAAAGAAAAACCCAAAGGAACGACAGAATCTCAAAG AAATCCTTAGTCACCCTTTCATGACGAAAGATAACAGCAACAGCCTCAGTAAAGGTTCACATGGCTTCGGAGAGACATCTATTGATAGTGGTAGGGgtaccatggcaaccatttcATCATCACGCATGTCCAGTCATCCAAAGCCACGCCCTTTTCCAGCATTCCCTTTGGAATCTCAAATCTCTGAGAATGAAGAGAGTTTGGCAAATGCCAAAAAGCTTGGTTCTGAACAAACTGATATGTTCTTTTCAAAGAAGGGAGCTGCGCCTTCCTCAAACCCAGTGTTACGACATCCACCCTCTCCACCTGTACGCCTCCGAGATAG TGACAAGGAGGCTCGATTGGGTAGCCAGCGGTCAACTGATCGCTACATGAGGACAAACAGTCAAGACAAGTCACAGGAGCTGTATGGAGCACCGACTTTCGACCCAACTAAGTACCAAGAGAACACACCCAACAGTTCCACAGGCTGGTCTTGCAGTCTGAGTACACACAGTAACGATCCTCGTGGCCGTATCAGTCCACAGCAGCTAAGTGACACCAGTAAACCCTCCATCAGCTCCGCACTGTCTGATCTGTCCTCACAGGAAGGCGCAGAGTTCTCTCTACAGAACACCAAAAAAGCTCTTAACTTTGATGGTGATGCAATGGGCAGCTGGCACGAGAGATGTCCGCAGCTTGACCACATCAGTGGTCATCGATATCAGGACAGTCACACTCACCATTCTATGGAGGATAAGTTGAGTTCCAGCCGTGGTAAAGACGTCAAACCTGTACAAAGCAGTGTTAGTAGTAAGACAATACGTGATGTGGTGCTTCCCCTGAATTCATCCAGGTTACGGCACATCAGACAGAGGACAAGAAACGCCATT GTCAACATTTTGGAATGTGGAGATGTGTGTTTAGAGTTCCTCAAGCAGAAACAGAAGGTTGAGAAGGTCGTGGAAGTTTTTCTCATCTCTGTGGACGGACAGACCGTGAACATCTACCAGCCTAACAATGGCCGCGGCGAACCTGTGGGAGATGTACCAGTACCTCTACCACCGGTACCATCCAAATCATACACCTTCGACACACTCCCCGAAAAATACTGGAAAAAATACCAGTATGCTTTTAG GTTTGTAAAGCTAGTACGCTCAAAGACACCAAAGGTGACTCTATTTACCAGCCGGGCCAAGTGTATGCTGATGGAGAACTCCCCAGATGCTGATTTTGAGGCCATATTTTATGATG GTGCTAAGTTTACTATTAATTCTACCAACACCAGAATTATAGAGAAGTCAGGAACATCTTTAGTATTAGACTCGGCAGCTGCAGAGGAAAGATTAACTGATGATACACTAAGATTACTCGTCTATGTTAAACAG TGCCGGCAGCAGTGTCTGGAAATAGAGTCAGTGATCAGTGCAGTTCAGCAGAGATGTGCTCTGAAAACTCAGTTCTTTCCTATCATTATTGGAAG TCGTCCTAAAAATCAGAATTTAAATGACTCTGGTCGATCTACATCAACAAGTGGGACAGGACCAAGTTCTGGGGCATTTGAGAACATGAGCACCCCGTCATCTGGGTCACGACCTTCTCCATCTGTG ATGACCTCCTTTGATGGGACTGTGGTTAGCACGATGACCGACTGTGTTGACCAGTCTGTGACTGATTCACAGGACCGTACCCTCAAGTCAGAGGCTGTGCGATTATCGGCTGAAAAACTTCAGATGGATAAGGTTACTGGTGGGTTAGAGAAACTAGGCACTGGAGGTGGCACCAACACGAGTCCGACATCCAGTCATAGTGGGGGCAGTCAGCTGAGGAAAGGTGGTCACGACATTACACGACAAGTCTACGTACCAGACGTGGGCATCGCTTCTCAG TTAACAAACGGAGAGATTTGGGTCAAGTTCAATGATGGCACTCAACTTGGTGTGCGTTCAACCACAACTACTATCAAATTTGTTGATACTCAGGGCAAGCTCTTCAGGTTCCAGAAGACAGATATTTTACCTGATCTTGTGAAAACTCGTCTGGGGAAGGTACCTGTTGTGTTGGAACACCTATTACAACATGATCGCCCTGCAGTGGGACACAACCACATAAGATAG